In the Nocardioides panaciterrulae genome, TAGTAGGAGGTCATCTCGGCGGCCGACCGGGTCCCGCCCTCGAAGGCGTAGGAACCCGGCCCGGAATCCGACGCGGCGAAGAACTCGCTCGCGGCGACGTCCATCGCCAGCGCGATGTCGGTGCCGAGGTCCAGCCCGGCCGCGGCGACGGCCTCGGCGATCAGGTCGAGGGCCGCGCGGTTGCTGTCGAGGTCGGGCGCGAAGCCGCCCTCGTCGCCGAGTCCGGTCGCGAGGCCCTTCTTCTTCAGCACCGACTTCAGCGCGTGGTAGACCTCCGCGCCGTGCTGGAGCGCCTCGCGGAAGGTGCTCGCGCCGATCGGCGCGATCATGAACTCCTGGATGTCGACGTTGGAGTCGGCGTGCGAGCCCCCGTTGAGGATGTTCATCATCGGCACCGGGAGCACGTGCGCGTTCGGGCCGCCGACGTACCGGTAGAGCGGTAGGCCGGCGGAGTCGGCCGCGGCGCGCGCGACGGCGAGCGAGACGCCGAGGATCGCGTTGGCGCCCAGCTTGGCCTTGTTGGGCGTGGCGTCGAGCTCGAGCATGGTCTGGTCCACCAGGCGCTGGTCGTCGGCGTCCAGGCCCTCGACCGCCGGGCCGATCGTCTGGATGACCCCGTCGACCGCGTTGGCCACGCCCTTGCCGCCGTACCGGTCGCCGCCGTCGCGCAGCTCGACCGCCTCGAAGGCGCCGGTGGAGGCACCGCTGGGCACGTCCGCCCGGGCGAAGGACCCGTCGTCGAGCAGGACCTCGACCTCGACGGTGGGGTTGCCGCGCGAGTCGAGGATCTCGCGGGCGCCGACAGCTTCGATGGATGCCACGGGGTCGCTCCTGGGTCTGGATCGAGTGGGTCGGGCCGTCCCTCCTACCGGCGACGGCCGCGCCCCAGCCTAGTCCCGGTGAGGCGGGTGGGGCCGGGTCGGTCCGAGCGACGGTGGCTGACGCCGTACGACGTCGTCCACGCCTCGCCCGCCGGCACCGGGCCCAACTCGCACCGGCACCGGGCCCAACTCGCACCGGCACCGGGCCCAACTCGCACCGGCACGGGACCCAACTCGCACCGGCACCGGGCCCAACTCAACAAGGAGCCGGGTCAGAGGAGGCGGCGGACCGCGTCACGCAGGGCCTGCTCCGGATCGACGCCGGCGTCGTGCGCCTCCGCCACGAGCGCGAGGAGTCGGTCCCCGACGTCGGAGCCTCGAGAGGGCCGCTGCGCCACCTCCTCGACCGCTGACCGCCGGCGCTCGCGAGCGAGCCGGTCGAGCACCTTGTCGGCGTGCAGCAGGGCCGGCAGCGTCGGCGGGAGGCCCTCGGTGACCGAGGAGCGGGCCTTCTCCGCCGCCTTGATCTCCTGCCAGGCCTCGTTGATCGCCGCCGCGTCGCCGGCGGGCGCACGGGGCTCTCCCTCGGGGGCGAAGACGTGCGGGTTGCGACGTCGCATCTTCTCGACGATGCCGCGCGCGACGTCGTCCAGGGTGAAGCTGCCGGCCTCCTCGGCGATCACCGCGTGGAAGTAGACCTGCAGCAGCAGGTCGCCGAGCTCCTCGCACAGGTGCTCGGCGGCCGCCGGGTCGGCGGGATCCGCGGCGTGCTCCCAGGTGTCGAGGGCCTCGAGCGTCTCGTGGAGCTCCTCGAGGAGGTACCTGGACAGCGACCGGTGGGTCTGCTCCCGCTTCCACCCGCACTCGGCGCGCAGCCGGCGCATCACCTCGCGGAACTCCAGCAGGGGCTCGTCGGAGGTGGAGCCGGGACCGGCCACGGGATCGGCCACAGGATCGGCGACGGCCTCAGCCGCAGCGGTGCGAGGCTGGCAGCCCCGCGGCATAGGTCTGGTCCGGGGTCTGGGCGGTGCCCTGCTTGGCCGCGTCGCTCAGCGGGTAGGACACGCTGGTGTCGGTCGGCACCGCCTGCCCGTTCTTGAGCTCGACGCCGAACTGCGGGTTGATGTCGACGTCCTGCTGGTCGAGCCACGCGACGAACGCCTTCGCGCCGGCCTTGCTCGCCGCGGACAGCGACGGCTGGGCGGTGCCCTGCTGCTGCAGCAGCTTCTCGCCGACGGCCTGCTGGACCCCGGAGATGTAGGTGCCGGCGGATTCGATCTCGACCACGGCGTCCACCTGGTCCTGCGGCAGCGTGGAGGTGGCGGTCTGGAGCTGGGTCACCTTGCGCTGGTACTGGTCCCCCGGGCCGACGCCGTACTTGTGCGCGAACTGCTCGGCGGCCGCCCGGAGGGTCAGCTCGCCGGCGACCCCGCCGCGCAGGTAGCTCAGGGGCAGCGCCTGGTTCTGCGCCTGGAGCTGCTTGACGATCGCGTCGCAGTAGCTGTGCGCGACGTCGTCGACCTTCGAGACGGTGATCGTGTCGCCGTCGACCTGCGCGGCCACGCCGGGGTGGAAGGCGGTGCCGGCCACGCCGCAGCCGGACAGTCCCCCGCCCAGCAGGACGGTCAACGACAGGGACACCACGCCGAGCAGCGGACGGGACATGCTCACGACTTCTCCTCGCTCACGAGCCCGTTGCGGGCTTGTTCTGGGCTTGCTCCTGCGGTGGGTCGATGATGGCGTCGATCACACCGCGGGCCCATTCAAGCAGGGCGATGCCCGAGATCGGCTTACCCCCGACCACGGCGGTCTGCGGGCGTGGCACCAGGATCGTGTCGAGCTGGGTCTTCACGATCGACCTCGGATACATCCGGTTCAGCCGCACCACCCGCGAGTCCGGCAGCGACACCGGCGCGAACCGGACGTTCTTGCCGGCGATCGTGACCTCACCGACGCCCGCCTGGCGGGCCCGGGCCCGGAACCGCGCGACCAGCAGCAGGGAGGAGACCTCCTGCGGGGGCTCGCCGTACCGGTCGAGCAGCTCCTCGTTGATCAGGTCGACGTCCGCGTCGCAGCGGACCTCGGCCAGCCGCTTGTACATCTCCAGGCGCAGCCGCTCGCTGGGGATGTAGCCGTGCGGCAGGTGCGCGTCGACGGGCAGCTCGATGCGGACCTCCCCCAGCTCCGGCTCCTTGTCGCCTCGGAAGTCCTGGACCGCCTCGCCGACCAACCGGACGTAGAGGTCGAAGCCGACGTCGGCGATGTGGCCGGACTGCTGGCCGCCGAGCAGGTTGCCGGCGCCACGGATCTCGAGGTCCTTCATCGCGATCGCCATGCCACCGCCGAGGTCGGAGTGCTGGGCCAGCGTGGCCAGCCGCTCGTGGGCGGTCTCGGTCAGCGGCTTCTCGGCCGGGTAGAGGAAGTAGGCGTAGGCCCGTTCGCGCGACCGGCCGACCCGGCCGCGCAGCTGGTGCAGCTGGGAGAGGCCGAGGGTGTCGGCGCGCTCGATGATCATCGTGTTGGCGTTGGAGACGTCCAGGCCGGACTCGACCAGGGTCGTGCAGACCAGCACGTCGAAGCGCTTCTCCCAGAAGTCGACCATCACCTGCTCGAGCTGGCGCTCGTTCATCTGGCCGTGCGCGGTGGCCACCCGGGCGTCGGGTACCAGCTCGCGGATCCGCGCCGCCGCCTTCTCGATGGAGTTGACGCGGTTGTGGATGTAGAAGACCTGTCCCTCGCGCAGCAGCTCGCGCCGGACCGCCGCGACCACCTGGCGGTCCTCGTAGGCCCCGACGTACGTCAGCACCGGGTGGCGCTCCTCCGGCGGGGTGGTGATCGTCGACATCTCGCGGATGCCGGTGATCGCCATCTCCAGGGTCCGCGGGATCGGGGTGGCCGACATCGAGAGCACGTCGACCGACGTGCGCAGCCGCTTCATCTGCTCCTTGTGCTCGACGCCGAAGCGCTGCTCCTCGTCGACGATGATCAGGCCGAGGTCCTTGAACCGGACGTCGGGGTTGAGCAGCCGGTGCGTGCCGACAACCACGTCGATGCTGCCGTCGGCCATGCCGGCCATCACCTCGCGGGCCTCCTTGTCGGTCTGGAAGCGCGAGAGGCCCTTCAGCACGACCGGGAAACCGCTCATCCGCTCGGTGAACGTCGAGAGGTGCTGGTTGACCAGCAGCGTGGTGGGGACGAGCACGGCGACCTGCTTGCCGTCCTGGATGGCCTTGAACGCCGCCCGGACGGCGATCTCGGTCTTGCCGTAGCCGACGTCGCCGCAGATCAGGCGGTCCATCGGCATGGTCCGGCGCATGTCGGCCTTGACCTCGTCGACCGTGCTGAGCTGGTCGGGGGTCTCCTGGAACGGGAACGCGTCCTCCAGCTCGCGCTGCCAGGGGGTGTCCGGCCCGAACGCGAAGCCCTGGGTCGCCTGCCGGGCGGCGTAGAGCTTGATCAGCTCCGCGGCGATCTCGCGGACCGCCTTGCGGGCTCGGCCCTTGCGCTTGGCCCAGTCGGAGCCGCCGAGCCGGTCCAGGGACGGCTGCTCGCCCCCGACGTACCGGGTCACCTGGTCCAGCGCGTCGGCCGGCACGTAGAGCCGGTCCGGCGGGGCGCCCCGCTTGGAGGCGCCGTACTCCAGCACGAGGTACTCGCGCACCGCGCCCCCGACCTCACGCTGCTTCATCTCCACGAACCGGCCGACGCCGTGCTGCTCGTGCACGACGTAGTCGCCGGCCTTCAGCTCCAGCGGGTCGATCTGCCGCTTGCGGCGCGCGGGCATCTTGCGCATGTCGCGGGTGGAGGACTTCTGGCCCGAGAGGTCCTCGTGGGTCAGCAGCACCACCCCGGCGCCGTCGTCGACGAAGCCCTGGGTGAGCGCGCCGCAGGTCACGGTGACGACGTTCGGCTCGAGCACCACCTCGTCGGGCTCGACCATCCGCGCGGCGACGTCGTGCTCGGCGAGCACCTCCACCATGCGCTGCGCGGGGCCGTGACCGGGATGGACGACCGCCAACCGCTTGCCCTCCCCCAGCCAGCGACGCACGTCGGCGAGCGCCCGCTCGACGTCACCGCGGTAGGCGTCGACCGCCGTCGCCGGCAGCTCCCGGCTCGGCACCGCGCCCGCGAGCACGTCGACGTCGACGCTGACCACCTCGCCGAGCGAGTCGCGCAGCGGCCGCCCGTCGCCGGCGTCGGCGATCCCGAACGGGCTCATGGTCCACCACGGCTTGGCCTGCTCCAGCGACTGCTGGCGCACGTCGGCGAGGGTCCGGTACGACGCGGCGCCGAGGTCGATGGGCGCGCTCCCGCCGCCGGCGGCGGCCGCCCAGCTCGCACCGAGGAACTCCTCGCTGGTGGCGACCAGGTCGTGGGCACGGCTGCGGGCGCGCTCGGGGTCGAGCACCAGCACGTGGGTCTCGGCCGGCATCAGATCGACCAGCAGCTCCATGTCGTCGACCAGCACGGGTGACAGCGACTCCATACCCTCGACCGCGATGCCGGCGGCGATCTTGTCGGTCAGCTCGA is a window encoding:
- the eno gene encoding phosphopyruvate hydratase; this encodes MASIEAVGAREILDSRGNPTVEVEVLLDDGSFARADVPSGASTGAFEAVELRDGGDRYGGKGVANAVDGVIQTIGPAVEGLDADDQRLVDQTMLELDATPNKAKLGANAILGVSLAVARAAADSAGLPLYRYVGGPNAHVLPVPMMNILNGGSHADSNVDIQEFMIAPIGASTFREALQHGAEVYHALKSVLKKKGLATGLGDEGGFAPDLDSNRAALDLIAEAVAAAGLDLGTDIALAMDVAASEFFAASDSGPGSYAFEGGTRSAAEMTSYYAELASAYPIVSIEDPLHEDDWDGWKTLTDELGGRVQIVGDDLFVTNVERLQRGIDGGQANALLVKVNQIGSLTETLDSVELAHRNGYRCMMSHRSGETEDTTIADLAVATNCGQIKTGAPARSERVAKYNQLLRIEDELGEAARYAGAAAFPRFRG
- a CDS encoding MazG nucleotide pyrophosphohydrolase domain-containing protein; this encodes MADPVAGPGSTSDEPLLEFREVMRRLRAECGWKREQTHRSLSRYLLEELHETLEALDTWEHAADPADPAAAEHLCEELGDLLLQVYFHAVIAEEAGSFTLDDVARGIVEKMRRRNPHVFAPEGEPRAPAGDAAAINEAWQEIKAAEKARSSVTEGLPPTLPALLHADKVLDRLARERRRSAVEEVAQRPSRGSDVGDRLLALVAEAHDAGVDPEQALRDAVRRLL
- the mfd gene encoding transcription-repair coupling factor, encoding MADARDGLRPALDLTGPAALRPFVIAGLVGAGRTVLAVTATSREAEDLVTALGDLVDPAEVAYYPSWETLPHERLSPRSDTVGRRLAVLRRLCHPGVSSDSTTGTPNGPLKVVVAPVRSVLQPQVKGLGDLEPVELAPGDSAPLEDVVRRLADAAYSRVDLVERRGEFAVRGGIVDVFPPTEEHPLRVEFWGDDVEEIRSFSVADQRALDKVERLWAPPCRELLLTEQVRARAADLGRTHPQLVELTDKIAAGIAVEGMESLSPVLVDDMELLVDLMPAETHVLVLDPERARSRAHDLVATSEEFLGASWAAAAGGGSAPIDLGAASYRTLADVRQQSLEQAKPWWTMSPFGIADAGDGRPLRDSLGEVVSVDVDVLAGAVPSRELPATAVDAYRGDVERALADVRRWLGEGKRLAVVHPGHGPAQRMVEVLAEHDVAARMVEPDEVVLEPNVVTVTCGALTQGFVDDGAGVVLLTHEDLSGQKSSTRDMRKMPARRKRQIDPLELKAGDYVVHEQHGVGRFVEMKQREVGGAVREYLVLEYGASKRGAPPDRLYVPADALDQVTRYVGGEQPSLDRLGGSDWAKRKGRARKAVREIAAELIKLYAARQATQGFAFGPDTPWQRELEDAFPFQETPDQLSTVDEVKADMRRTMPMDRLICGDVGYGKTEIAVRAAFKAIQDGKQVAVLVPTTLLVNQHLSTFTERMSGFPVVLKGLSRFQTDKEAREVMAGMADGSIDVVVGTHRLLNPDVRFKDLGLIIVDEEQRFGVEHKEQMKRLRTSVDVLSMSATPIPRTLEMAITGIREMSTITTPPEERHPVLTYVGAYEDRQVVAAVRRELLREGQVFYIHNRVNSIEKAAARIRELVPDARVATAHGQMNERQLEQVMVDFWEKRFDVLVCTTLVESGLDVSNANTMIIERADTLGLSQLHQLRGRVGRSRERAYAYFLYPAEKPLTETAHERLATLAQHSDLGGGMAIAMKDLEIRGAGNLLGGQQSGHIADVGFDLYVRLVGEAVQDFRGDKEPELGEVRIELPVDAHLPHGYIPSERLRLEMYKRLAEVRCDADVDLINEELLDRYGEPPQEVSSLLLVARFRARARQAGVGEVTIAGKNVRFAPVSLPDSRVVRLNRMYPRSIVKTQLDTILVPRPQTAVVGGKPISGIALLEWARGVIDAIIDPPQEQAQNKPATGS